The following proteins come from a genomic window of Pirellula staleyi DSM 6068:
- the corA gene encoding magnesium/cobalt transporter CorA, producing MKHKRKRHGTMEMRVHRRTEPGSPPGTIVPDPHEPQSDVQVFSYCKTDLVESRLPSFEQLAKMVATNEVTWINVDGLGNTRLIEALGEHFKLHRLALEDVVNVHQRSKVDQYADIMFIVLRMPHVPTEATGGRVTTEQLSIFAGPKFVITFQEGRPGDCFDRVRLRLREGATKLREAGPGYLVHALLDGVIDNYYPVLEGYAERLDYLEDAVLEAGSHVMDELHEVKADLLILRRAIWPLRETVASLSRDESTLFGESSRPYLRDCYDHVVQIVDLVETYREITADLRDLHMSSLSNRTNDIMRVLTIISTIFMPLTFIAGIYGMNFHTSSSRFNMPELDWEYGYLLCLAVMFVIAAGQMYYFYYRGWILPSFRARK from the coding sequence TTGAAACATAAACGCAAACGGCATGGCACGATGGAAATGCGTGTCCATCGTCGTACCGAACCAGGCTCTCCACCTGGCACTATCGTTCCCGATCCTCACGAACCTCAGTCGGATGTGCAGGTATTTTCGTACTGCAAAACCGATCTCGTCGAATCGCGGCTGCCGAGTTTCGAGCAACTCGCCAAGATGGTGGCGACCAATGAAGTCACCTGGATCAACGTCGATGGGCTCGGAAACACGCGGCTGATCGAAGCGCTCGGTGAGCACTTCAAGCTGCATCGTTTGGCGCTCGAAGATGTGGTGAACGTTCACCAGCGTTCCAAGGTCGATCAATATGCCGACATCATGTTCATCGTGCTGCGGATGCCGCACGTTCCGACCGAAGCTACTGGCGGACGTGTGACAACCGAACAGCTGAGCATATTTGCGGGTCCCAAGTTCGTGATTACGTTTCAGGAAGGGCGTCCCGGCGACTGCTTTGATCGTGTGCGATTGCGACTTCGCGAAGGGGCCACAAAACTGCGCGAAGCAGGTCCTGGCTATCTCGTGCATGCGCTGCTCGACGGTGTGATCGACAATTATTATCCGGTGCTGGAAGGCTATGCCGAGCGTCTTGATTATCTCGAAGATGCGGTGCTCGAAGCCGGTTCGCACGTGATGGACGAACTGCATGAAGTGAAAGCCGATCTTTTGATTTTGCGGCGCGCGATTTGGCCCCTACGGGAAACGGTGGCGAGCCTTTCGCGCGATGAATCGACGCTCTTCGGCGAATCGAGTCGGCCCTATCTCCGCGACTGTTACGACCATGTTGTTCAGATTGTCGACCTCGTGGAAACCTATCGCGAAATCACAGCCGACCTGCGCGATCTCCACATGTCGTCGCTCAGTAATCGTACGAACGACATCATGCGCGTGCTGACGATCATCAGCACCATCTTCATGCCACTAACGTTCATCGCTGGCATCTATGGGATGAACTTTCATACCTCCTCGAGCCGGTTCAATATGCCGGAGCTCGACTGGGAGTATGGCTACCTGCTCTGTCTGGCGGTGATGTTCGTGATTGCGGCAGGACAGATGTACTACTTCTACTACCGAGGGTGGATTCTCCCCTCGTTTCGTGCACGCAAGTAG
- a CDS encoding mechanosensitive ion channel yields the protein MISSFYCSPRFRLGFPVGLVALLGFASLLAAQEGPAEPRMLPTLQPAAIEAQGPLEPTQPSAEFGQFEQTQLQTVEQQPAAAAPLDIAAAAQPEASSPILFGNGLSDEFLLVWSQIQRVLGIVVLSGADGKPVITVGTLLGGLLMLWVGYIISRVVSNTIVTRLSSRVGLPPKAAAPIKSISFYALLFTFTMLTLNILSVPLTVFSFLGGALAIGAGFGSQNIVNNFISGLILLAERPVRVGDIVEIDGMSGKITEIGARSTKLRTGSNFEIVVPNSKFLENNVINWTLSDDEICTMINVGVAYGSNTRLVEKVLLEAAASHPMVLNTPEPEVVFLDFGESALQFQLRVSIRMSEAKKFEVESDLRFRIDELFAENGIVMSYPQRDVHLHLLRPLEVNLTGQQSDRRGVA from the coding sequence ATGATCAGCTCCTTCTACTGCTCACCCCGTTTTCGACTCGGCTTCCCGGTGGGGCTGGTGGCGCTCCTCGGTTTCGCGAGCCTCCTCGCGGCGCAAGAGGGCCCCGCCGAGCCGCGGATGTTGCCGACCTTACAGCCTGCCGCCATTGAAGCGCAAGGGCCCCTTGAACCAACGCAGCCTTCCGCAGAATTTGGCCAGTTCGAGCAAACGCAGCTGCAGACCGTCGAGCAACAGCCGGCAGCGGCTGCGCCGCTGGATATCGCCGCGGCAGCTCAGCCCGAGGCAAGCTCGCCGATCTTGTTCGGCAACGGGCTCTCCGATGAATTTCTACTCGTTTGGTCGCAGATTCAGCGGGTCTTGGGAATCGTGGTTCTGAGTGGTGCCGATGGCAAACCGGTCATCACGGTAGGAACTTTGCTCGGCGGCTTGTTGATGCTCTGGGTTGGTTACATCATTTCGCGTGTTGTCAGCAACACGATCGTGACGCGGCTGAGTTCGCGCGTCGGACTGCCACCCAAAGCAGCAGCGCCGATCAAGAGCATTTCGTTCTACGCCCTGCTCTTCACCTTCACGATGCTGACGCTCAACATCCTGAGTGTCCCCCTCACCGTCTTCAGCTTCCTCGGTGGTGCACTCGCCATCGGAGCCGGTTTTGGCAGCCAAAATATCGTCAACAATTTCATCAGTGGTTTGATCTTGCTGGCCGAGCGGCCCGTGCGCGTGGGCGATATCGTCGAAATCGATGGGATGTCGGGAAAGATCACCGAGATTGGTGCTCGAAGTACCAAACTCCGAACCGGTTCGAATTTCGAAATCGTCGTCCCCAACAGCAAGTTCCTCGAGAACAACGTGATCAACTGGACCCTCAGCGACGACGAAATCTGCACGATGATTAATGTCGGCGTGGCGTATGGCAGCAATACTCGGCTCGTTGAGAAAGTGCTCCTCGAGGCAGCTGCGTCGCATCCGATGGTCCTGAATACGCCCGAACCGGAGGTCGTTTTTCTCGATTTTGGCGAGAGCGCCCTGCAGTTTCAGCTGCGCGTTTCGATCCGTATGAGTGAGGCCAAAAAATTTGAAGTAGAGAGTGATCTCCGGTTTCGCATCGATGAGCTTTTCGCCGAGAATGGAATCGTAATGTCGTATCCACAGCGCGATGTGCATTTGCATCTCTTGCGACCGCTCGAGGTGAATCTCACGGGCCAGCAATCCGATCGTCGAGGGGTCGCTTGA
- the trpA gene encoding tryptophan synthase subunit alpha — MSAIDQLFTEYRAAKKKALMPFITAGDPDLAFTADVVRELDRRGCAMCEVGIPYSDPIADGPVIQASYTRALAKGVKVKGILDSLASVKSEVKFPRVTMVSYAILHRYGLARYIHDAKQAGISGAIVPDLLVEESAAAAKLCQEADFSLIQLITPTTPRDRALRIAATSTGFIYYVSVTGITGERTQLPPDLIENVSWLRSQTPLPICIGFGISTPEHVNLLAPVADGLIVGSAIVRRMATAGEGSRSEVLRGVGDYVSTLLDALHGTTVSA, encoded by the coding sequence ATGTCGGCAATCGATCAACTGTTTACTGAATATCGTGCGGCGAAGAAGAAAGCCCTGATGCCGTTTATCACGGCGGGCGATCCCGATCTGGCATTCACAGCCGACGTGGTCCGCGAACTCGATCGCCGGGGCTGCGCGATGTGCGAAGTCGGTATTCCTTACAGCGATCCGATTGCCGATGGTCCGGTGATTCAGGCCTCGTATACCCGCGCCCTGGCCAAGGGGGTGAAGGTGAAGGGGATTCTCGATTCGCTCGCGTCGGTGAAGAGCGAGGTGAAGTTCCCGCGCGTCACGATGGTGAGCTATGCGATTCTGCATCGCTACGGACTAGCGCGGTATATCCACGATGCCAAGCAGGCGGGGATCAGCGGCGCGATTGTGCCCGACCTGCTTGTCGAGGAATCGGCCGCAGCCGCTAAACTTTGCCAAGAGGCCGATTTCAGCTTGATTCAGCTGATCACGCCGACCACCCCCCGCGATCGCGCTTTGCGTATCGCAGCCACGAGCACCGGCTTTATCTACTACGTCTCGGTCACCGGCATCACTGGCGAGCGAACGCAATTGCCTCCCGATCTGATCGAGAATGTGAGCTGGCTCCGCTCGCAAACGCCACTGCCGATCTGCATTGGTTTTGGCATCAGCACGCCGGAGCATGTCAATCTTCTCGCGCCGGTAGCCGATGGTTTGATTGTCGGCTCGGCGATTGTGCGCCGCATGGCGACTGCTGGCGAGGGTTCGCGCTCGGAAGTGCTGCGCGGCGTGGGGGACTATGTGTCGACCTTGCTCGACGCGCTGCATGGCACCACGGTCTCGGCTTAG
- the trpB gene encoding tryptophan synthase subunit beta, with translation MSIASPSTATKQVPDAAGRFGAFGGRYVPETLTRALDELTAEYAKAMADPSFHDELDDLLKNFVGRPSPLYFAKRLTQASGGAKIWLKREDVNHTGAHKINNTLGQTLLTLRMGKKRVIAETGAGQHGVATATACAHFGIPCVVYMGEEDIRRQAPNVFSMKLLGAEVRPVTSGSRTLRDAINEAMRDWMSTVEHTHYIIGSVVGPHPFPQIVRDFQSVIGRETREQSLVRIGRLPDAVVACVGGGSNAAGMFYPFVEDEGVKLIGVEAGGRGGKPGDHASPLTYGSPGILHGSYSYVMQDDDGQTCDVHSISAGLDYPGVGPEHSYWKDTGRVEYTCCEDGDAMSGFDSLARNEGILPALESSHAIAAGMRIAAKMPQDQHLVICLSGRGDKDAAEIARLKAAAVASK, from the coding sequence ATGAGCATTGCTTCACCATCGACAGCGACGAAACAAGTCCCCGATGCAGCGGGGCGTTTCGGAGCATTTGGCGGACGTTACGTTCCCGAGACTCTCACCCGCGCGCTCGACGAACTGACGGCCGAGTATGCCAAGGCGATGGCCGACCCCTCGTTTCATGACGAACTCGACGACCTGCTCAAAAATTTCGTGGGGCGTCCGAGCCCCCTCTACTTCGCCAAACGACTGACGCAAGCATCTGGCGGCGCGAAGATTTGGCTCAAGCGCGAGGATGTCAATCACACCGGCGCACACAAAATCAACAACACGCTCGGTCAAACCCTCCTCACATTGCGGATGGGCAAAAAGCGAGTGATCGCTGAAACCGGAGCAGGTCAGCATGGCGTAGCCACCGCCACCGCTTGTGCCCATTTTGGCATTCCGTGCGTGGTGTACATGGGTGAAGAAGATATTCGCCGCCAAGCGCCGAACGTCTTCAGCATGAAGCTGCTCGGTGCCGAGGTGCGACCGGTGACGAGCGGATCTCGCACACTTCGCGACGCGATCAACGAAGCGATGCGCGACTGGATGAGCACCGTCGAACATACGCACTACATCATCGGCTCGGTGGTCGGGCCCCATCCGTTTCCGCAAATTGTGCGCGATTTTCAAAGCGTGATCGGTCGTGAAACTCGCGAGCAGAGCCTCGTTCGTATCGGCCGTCTGCCCGATGCGGTGGTGGCCTGCGTCGGTGGTGGAAGCAACGCTGCTGGCATGTTCTATCCCTTTGTCGAAGACGAAGGTGTGAAGCTGATTGGTGTGGAGGCGGGTGGTCGAGGTGGTAAGCCGGGCGATCATGCATCGCCACTCACCTACGGTTCTCCCGGCATTCTGCATGGCAGCTATAGCTACGTGATGCAGGACGACGATGGACAAACCTGCGATGTCCATTCGATTTCGGCGGGGCTCGATTATCCTGGTGTCGGTCCCGAGCACAGTTACTGGAAAGATACGGGGCGAGTGGAGTACACCTGCTGCGAAGATGGGGACGCGATGAGCGGCTTTGATTCGCTCGCGCGGAATGAAGGGATCTTGCCAGCTCTCGAAAGTTCGCACGCGATTGCAGCAGGAATGCGTATCGCGGCGAAGATGCCGCAGGATCAGCATCTGGTGATCTGCCTGTCGGGGCGTGGCGACAAGGATGCTGCTGAAATTGCTCGCCTCAAGGCAGCTGCTGTAGCCAGTAAATAA
- the mutM gene encoding bifunctional DNA-formamidopyrimidine glycosylase/DNA-(apurinic or apyrimidinic site) lyase encodes MPELPEVETMRRGILKATGATIVDVQLEPCARRPIAIKPSLAVVQKSLIGTKISAIERLGKRVVVRAGDDFHLILEPRMTGLVLVSDPPSREHLRLRIDLAGSVLPSIWYWDRRGLGSIQLYRTAELEAQLLSGKLGPDALAISKDDFSARLKRTSRAIKVALLDQQIVAGVGNLYASEILHLAAIDPKCRANKLTRQQLDLLHDKMLEVLHTAILHEGSTLSDGTYRNALAQAGNYQNMHRVYDREHEPCPTCLSPIQRIVQAQRSTFFCAACQRPSRKKPLK; translated from the coding sequence ATGCCCGAACTACCCGAAGTCGAAACGATGCGGCGTGGCATCTTGAAAGCAACTGGCGCCACGATTGTCGACGTCCAGCTCGAACCGTGCGCGAGGCGTCCCATCGCGATCAAACCGTCACTCGCAGTGGTTCAAAAATCGCTCATCGGAACCAAGATCAGTGCGATCGAACGCCTGGGAAAACGTGTGGTGGTGCGCGCGGGGGACGATTTTCACCTGATCCTCGAGCCGCGCATGACGGGACTCGTGCTGGTGAGCGATCCTCCGTCGCGCGAGCATCTACGACTTCGCATCGATCTCGCCGGGAGCGTGCTCCCTTCGATTTGGTACTGGGATCGGCGCGGGCTTGGGAGTATTCAGCTCTACCGCACGGCGGAACTCGAAGCGCAACTGCTCTCAGGAAAACTGGGACCCGACGCGCTTGCGATTTCGAAGGACGATTTCTCCGCGAGGCTGAAGCGGACGAGTCGAGCCATCAAGGTTGCGCTGCTCGATCAGCAGATCGTCGCGGGAGTAGGCAATCTGTATGCTTCCGAGATTTTGCATCTAGCAGCGATCGATCCCAAGTGTCGCGCGAATAAACTGACGCGACAGCAGCTCGACCTGCTTCACGACAAGATGCTCGAGGTACTTCATACCGCCATTTTGCATGAAGGTTCGACCTTGTCCGATGGCACTTATCGCAACGCACTTGCACAGGCTGGCAACTACCAGAATATGCACCGAGTTTACGATCGCGAGCACGAACCTTGCCCAACGTGCCTGTCACCCATTCAGCGCATTGTGCAAGCCCAGCGGTCGACCTTTTTTTGCGCAGCTTGTCAGCGTCCCTCTCGTAAAAAACCTCTGAAATAA
- a CDS encoding mechanosensitive ion channel, with protein sequence MTSHDAHRSLGFTSLKTCTLLVACFLLLLAMQVPAQAAEPADHEQPASTSKNESTEEQVGERTTVLKPVAEEVETISAAEQITRLQRAVQNDNDQISELREELADPMSEYKIAEAEFQQLETKLQAISAQLNDPMKLAPDEITVLQTERDEIAEKHKLARDRFDLAIESRRTIHDQIAALEEKLRQDQAALDRVSGNLQPAASATTKPAGEMPADSLASSDAADAANSPENGSPKATSESPASEKTSDKSAASQSPMLPGIDLPATPIFQAPAKAPSKELLAAEDEAKLRKELAEQAERDAKSVTDRIVSLDKSIELENKQLAASRKRSDLAYQSAQAMEREKEKLRIGGASEEQLAAIREQREKAEAHFQAARAEVAERIDRVNQLQSQRALLQREELAAIAEAKLKLEEATTAEANVTNLRNPFSPHNLIQWFLDHGPKIGVILISMLALRWFLSLANHRFVQMMAIRGARGTQQEREDRARTLVGVFHNAASGAIVVSGTLMIFEEVGIAVAPLMGGAAVVGLAVAFGAQNLIRDYFYGFVILLENQYKLNDVLKIGDIAGQVEQITLRMTVLRDIEGNVHFIPNGKIDSVTNMTHGWSRAVLDVPVAYDEDIDRVMQILMDVATLMRRDPEYAWQIIDDPEMLGIEALGDSAVAVKFLIKTRPLSKHPIRRELLRRIKRKFDELGIIIPFQQRVVHHRYDEMLDSESDVPGLLAPPRSKKRA encoded by the coding sequence ATGACATCGCACGATGCTCACAGGTCTTTAGGATTCACTTCACTCAAAACATGCACGCTGCTTGTGGCATGTTTTCTTTTGCTCCTGGCAATGCAGGTGCCTGCTCAAGCCGCCGAACCAGCGGATCATGAGCAGCCAGCGTCGACCTCCAAAAACGAGTCCACCGAGGAGCAAGTCGGCGAGCGCACTACGGTGCTTAAGCCGGTTGCTGAAGAGGTCGAAACGATTTCAGCCGCCGAACAGATAACGCGACTGCAGCGAGCCGTTCAAAACGATAACGACCAGATCAGCGAGCTGCGCGAAGAGCTGGCCGATCCGATGAGCGAGTACAAAATCGCCGAGGCTGAGTTTCAGCAGCTCGAAACGAAATTGCAGGCGATTAGTGCTCAGCTGAACGACCCGATGAAGCTGGCGCCCGATGAAATCACAGTGCTGCAAACAGAGCGCGACGAGATCGCCGAAAAGCATAAGCTGGCGCGTGATCGATTTGATCTCGCCATCGAATCGCGGCGCACGATTCACGATCAGATCGCCGCCCTCGAGGAGAAGCTGCGGCAAGATCAAGCGGCTCTCGACCGGGTTAGTGGAAATCTACAGCCCGCCGCTAGTGCCACCACAAAACCTGCCGGTGAAATGCCTGCAGATAGTCTCGCTTCTAGCGACGCTGCCGATGCCGCCAACAGTCCCGAGAATGGGTCCCCCAAAGCAACGAGTGAATCGCCAGCGAGTGAGAAGACGAGCGACAAGTCGGCCGCATCGCAATCGCCGATGCTTCCTGGCATCGATTTGCCAGCAACCCCCATTTTTCAGGCTCCGGCGAAGGCTCCCAGCAAAGAATTGTTGGCGGCCGAAGATGAGGCAAAGCTGCGTAAAGAACTAGCCGAGCAGGCTGAGCGGGATGCCAAGTCGGTGACCGATCGAATCGTCTCGCTCGATAAAAGTATTGAGCTCGAGAACAAGCAGCTTGCAGCGAGTCGCAAACGATCCGACCTCGCCTATCAATCGGCACAGGCGATGGAGCGCGAGAAAGAAAAACTCCGCATCGGTGGTGCCTCCGAGGAACAACTCGCTGCCATTCGCGAGCAACGTGAGAAAGCGGAAGCACATTTTCAGGCAGCGCGGGCTGAAGTGGCTGAACGCATCGATCGCGTCAATCAACTGCAATCGCAGCGCGCACTGCTCCAGCGCGAGGAACTTGCCGCCATTGCGGAAGCGAAACTTAAACTCGAAGAAGCAACCACCGCCGAGGCGAATGTCACCAATCTTCGCAATCCATTCTCGCCCCACAATCTCATTCAATGGTTCCTCGATCATGGTCCGAAAATCGGCGTCATCTTGATTAGCATGCTGGCGCTGCGTTGGTTCCTTAGCCTAGCCAATCATCGCTTCGTGCAGATGATGGCCATTCGTGGCGCACGAGGGACCCAGCAAGAGCGTGAAGACCGCGCACGCACACTCGTCGGAGTATTTCATAACGCAGCTTCGGGCGCGATTGTCGTCAGCGGAACGCTCATGATTTTCGAAGAGGTCGGCATTGCCGTCGCGCCTCTCATGGGTGGTGCTGCTGTGGTGGGCTTAGCCGTGGCCTTCGGTGCGCAAAATTTGATTCGCGACTATTTTTATGGCTTCGTGATCTTGCTCGAGAATCAGTACAAGCTGAACGATGTCCTGAAAATTGGCGATATCGCGGGGCAAGTCGAGCAGATCACGCTCCGCATGACGGTGCTGCGCGATATCGAAGGAAACGTCCATTTTATTCCCAACGGCAAGATCGACTCCGTGACAAACATGACCCACGGCTGGTCGCGCGCGGTGCTCGATGTCCCGGTTGCTTACGACGAAGATATCGACCGCGTGATGCAAATTTTGATGGATGTTGCCACGCTGATGCGGCGCGATCCCGAGTATGCCTGGCAAATCATCGACGATCCCGAAATGCTGGGGATCGAAGCGCTTGGAGATTCAGCGGTTGCGGTGAAGTTTCTGATCAAAACGCGACCACTCAGCAAGCACCCGATTCGCCGCGAACTGCTCCGTCGAATAAAGCGGAAGTTCGACGAACTCGGCATCATAATTCCGTTTCAGCAGCGCGTGGTGCATCATCGCTACGACGAAATGCTCGACAGCGAGTCCGATGTTCCCGGCCTCCTTGCACCTCCCAGATCCAAGAAACGGGCGTAG
- a CDS encoding DUF3500 domain-containing protein — translation MTSENQPGSKKDCPDCESSLYLPRRDFIRVVGSAAVASALAPAAKLWGADEKPAADKTPESIVKHLYDSLNEKQRKDVCFDWDYQDPKRGLLRTRISNNWHITSPVIKSDYFTSDQQQMIRDIFEGMIQPEWHAKFDKQLQDDAGGFGNSQNIAIFGKPGEGKYEFVMTGRHMTLRCDGNTADHVAFGGPIFYGHAANGFNESADHKGNVFWEQALAANEVYKMLDGKQRKLAEVADTPREQESGMQGPEGKFPGIPVADMSSDQKELVQKTLLKLIEPYRQTDRDEVLSCLKAQGGIDKCSLAFYVLNDLGGDKVWDNWRLEGPNFVWYFRGEPHVHVWVNIADNHKVELNA, via the coding sequence ATGACTAGCGAAAACCAACCCGGCTCGAAGAAAGATTGCCCCGACTGCGAGTCGTCCCTCTATTTGCCACGTCGCGATTTCATTCGCGTGGTCGGTTCGGCTGCTGTCGCCAGTGCGCTCGCGCCTGCTGCCAAATTGTGGGGAGCCGACGAGAAGCCTGCTGCCGACAAAACGCCGGAATCGATCGTCAAGCACCTCTACGATTCGCTCAACGAAAAGCAGCGGAAAGATGTCTGCTTCGACTGGGACTACCAAGATCCCAAGCGAGGCCTTCTGCGCACACGCATCAGCAACAACTGGCACATCACTTCACCTGTGATCAAAAGTGATTATTTCACGAGCGATCAGCAGCAGATGATTCGCGACATCTTCGAAGGAATGATTCAGCCCGAGTGGCACGCGAAGTTCGACAAGCAACTGCAAGACGATGCGGGTGGCTTTGGTAATAGCCAAAATATTGCCATTTTCGGCAAGCCAGGTGAAGGGAAGTACGAATTCGTGATGACCGGGCGTCACATGACGCTCCGCTGCGACGGCAACACAGCCGACCATGTGGCGTTTGGTGGCCCGATTTTCTACGGACACGCTGCCAACGGATTCAACGAAAGCGCCGACCACAAGGGGAACGTCTTCTGGGAGCAAGCCCTCGCCGCGAACGAGGTCTACAAGATGCTCGATGGCAAGCAGCGTAAGCTGGCCGAAGTTGCCGACACCCCACGCGAGCAAGAGTCGGGCATGCAAGGCCCTGAGGGGAAATTCCCTGGCATTCCGGTCGCCGATATGTCGTCGGACCAAAAAGAACTAGTGCAAAAGACGCTGCTGAAGTTGATCGAACCTTATCGTCAAACCGATCGCGACGAAGTCCTCTCGTGCCTCAAGGCCCAAGGTGGTATCGACAAGTGCAGCCTCGCGTTCTATGTCCTTAACGATCTGGGTGGCGATAAGGTGTGGGACAACTGGCGGCTCGAAGGTCCCAACTTCGTTTGGTACTTCCGAGGCGAACCGCACGTGCATGTGTGGGTGAACATTGCCGACAACCACAAGGTGGAACTCAACGCGTAA
- the ggt gene encoding gamma-glutamyltransferase, translated as MNSRRAWLRNSAALLAGAAIAPSLASPLIADDSNQPLPPFAARGTAGAVATVHPIATAAGIDAAKQGGNAIDAAIAAAVMLGVVDSHNSGLGGGCFILARLASGKTVCIDGRETAPAKATRDMYLRGGKADPNLSQTGALAVATPGALRAYELLSREAGTRKFAELILPAAQVAEEGFAIDRVLAGRIAATRETIAQFPATAEVLFTASGKPLETGMTLRQRDLARTLRMIAEQGVDWFYEGELAERIGAWMREHGGLLSQDDFKNYQPARREPLSTSFRRNTILGFPPPSSGGVHVAQILKMLERFPLAEIHRSSPAAALHLIAEAMKLAFADRAKWLGDPDFAKVPRGLIDEKYLMARASLINPQETTAAVAGEPPHPQSDLFSKHTTHITAADRAGNIVAITATVNTTFGSKVIVPGTGLVLNNEMDDFSIEPGVRNAFGLIGGQANEVAARKRPLSSMSPTIVLDVDQKFRLTTGAAGGPTIISQVLLNVLRTLEFGENLATAIAAPRIHQQWSPDELRCEKTLPQEVQDDLSSRGHQLKLVDSMGVSQGIERRDDTLVAVHDPRVPGSARGWS; from the coding sequence ATGAACTCGCGACGCGCATGGCTTCGAAATTCGGCGGCGCTTCTGGCCGGGGCTGCGATTGCCCCTTCGCTGGCGAGTCCGCTGATCGCCGACGATAGCAACCAACCGTTGCCGCCGTTTGCCGCCCGTGGAACGGCTGGTGCCGTGGCGACGGTCCATCCAATAGCCACCGCTGCGGGGATCGATGCTGCGAAGCAAGGTGGCAACGCCATCGACGCTGCGATTGCCGCCGCAGTGATGCTGGGAGTTGTCGATTCGCACAACTCGGGGCTCGGCGGAGGGTGCTTTATCCTTGCGCGACTCGCCAGCGGAAAGACCGTTTGCATTGATGGGCGCGAAACGGCTCCGGCGAAAGCAACGCGCGATATGTACCTGCGCGGTGGCAAGGCGGATCCGAATTTGAGTCAAACCGGCGCTCTGGCGGTCGCTACCCCCGGCGCGTTGCGGGCTTATGAACTCCTCAGCCGAGAAGCAGGCACGCGTAAATTTGCCGAGCTCATTCTGCCAGCGGCTCAAGTGGCTGAAGAAGGGTTCGCTATCGACCGGGTCTTGGCGGGACGCATCGCCGCCACGCGCGAGACCATCGCGCAGTTTCCCGCGACTGCCGAGGTTCTATTCACCGCGAGTGGCAAGCCACTCGAAACGGGCATGACGCTCCGCCAGCGCGACCTTGCACGCACGCTGCGCATGATCGCCGAGCAGGGGGTCGACTGGTTTTACGAAGGAGAACTTGCCGAGCGGATCGGCGCGTGGATGCGAGAGCACGGAGGACTTCTTTCGCAGGACGATTTCAAAAACTACCAGCCTGCTCGCCGCGAACCGCTCTCGACGTCGTTCCGCCGCAACACCATCCTCGGATTCCCACCACCAAGTTCAGGCGGTGTGCATGTCGCACAAATCTTGAAGATGCTCGAACGTTTTCCGCTGGCGGAGATTCACCGCTCGAGTCCCGCCGCAGCGCTCCATTTAATTGCTGAAGCGATGAAGCTCGCCTTCGCCGATCGTGCCAAATGGCTCGGGGACCCCGACTTCGCGAAGGTGCCGCGCGGGCTGATTGACGAGAAGTATTTGATGGCCCGCGCGAGCCTCATCAATCCACAGGAAACCACCGCCGCTGTCGCTGGCGAACCTCCGCATCCCCAAAGTGACCTGTTCAGCAAACACACCACACACATCACAGCAGCTGATCGAGCGGGCAACATTGTGGCCATCACCGCCACCGTCAACACCACGTTTGGATCGAAGGTGATCGTTCCCGGCACTGGGCTTGTGCTGAACAATGAGATGGACGACTTCAGTATCGAGCCGGGAGTGCGTAACGCCTTCGGCCTGATCGGTGGTCAGGCGAATGAAGTTGCCGCGCGGAAGCGGCCGCTGTCGAGCATGAGCCCCACGATTGTGCTCGATGTCGATCAAAAATTTAGACTCACCACCGGAGCTGCTGGCGGACCGACGATCATCTCTCAAGTGCTGCTGAACGTGCTGCGAACTCTGGAATTTGGCGAAAATCTCGCCACCGCCATTGCCGCGCCACGCATTCATCAGCAGTGGTCTCCCGATGAACTGCGCTGCGAAAAAACGCTCCCTCAGGAAGTTCAAGACGACCTTAGCTCGCGCGGTCATCAGCTGAAGCTGGTCGATTCCATGGGGGTGAGCCAAGGGATCGAGCGCCGCGACGACACGCTCGTTGCTGTTCACGATCCACGTGTTCCAGGATCGGCGCGAGGATGGTCATGA